The genomic region GCTCGTCGAGCGGCTGGTCGAGGGAGGTGGCGGCGAAGCACCCGTCGGCGCGCTGGGACTCGTCGTAGTCGCTCCCGTCGAGGCCGGTGTCGGCCAGCACCTCCAGACGTGAGGGCTCGCGCCCCAGCTGCACCCGCAGCCGGTCGCGCGACCGGGCGACCAGGCGGCGGGCGTCCTGCACCCGGCGGGGAGGCCGCACGGTCCAGGCGTGGTCGCGGAAGTAGCGCAGCACCTCCCCACGCATGGTGGGCACGGCGAAGCCGAGGAGGTCGTCGCCGGCGTCCGGGTCGAAGCGGTGCACGGCTCGCACCAGGCCCTCGAGCGCGATCTGCTCGAGGTCGTCCCAGGCGACGCCGCGGTCGCGGTAGCGGCGCGCGACCGCGGTGGCGACGCCGCGGTTGAGCAGCACCACCTGGTCGAGCAGTGCGTCCCGGCCCGGGCCGGGCGGCTGGCTCCGGGCCTCGGTGAGCAGCCTGGAGGTCGCGCTCCGGCGACGCTCCCTGGTCATGGTGGTGCTGAGGGGGGAGACGGTGTTCATGCGTGGCAGCCCAACGGTGGGAGGTGCCTGCCCCGCCGTCGTCTTCAGCGGGGGTTCCTTTACCACCCTCGCACCGCCGCGTCGTGGCGACAAGTACCCCGAAGGTGTGAGGGCCCGGGAGATGCCGAGAGCCCCCGTCGCGCTGCGACGGGGGCTCCGGCTGCAGGTCAGAGCCCTGCGGTGCTCGTGGGCAGGGGCGGGGTCGAACCGCCGACCTTCCACTTTTCAGGCGGACGCTCGTACCAACTGAGCTACCTGCCCGAGCGCGGTCACCTTACCGCAGCGTCGTGGGGCGTCACGAATCGGCCGGGGGGTGGGTGGTGCTGTCGCGCACGACGAGCGAGGTCGCCATCACGGTGCGGGCCGCGGTGGGCCCACCTGGGGCACCGTCGGGACCCTGGTCGGTGGCCCGGGCGGCCGCCATCACCTCCAGGAGACCGGCCACGGCGAGCCGGCCCTTCTCGGTCACGTCCTGGGCCACGGTGGTCAGTGCGGGGGTCAGCGAGGTCGCCAGCGGCCCGTCGTCGAAGCCGACCACCGACAGGTCGTCGGGCACCCGGAGGCCCAGGGCCTCCGCGGCGCGCAGGGCCTGGGCGGCGAAGGCGTCGGAGAAGCACAGCAGCGCGGTCGGCCGGTCGGGGCGTCGCAGCAGCCGCGTGGCAGCGTCGTACGCCGCCTCGGGCGGCCGGAACGCCGCCACGGCGCCGGCCGGCGCCACGCCGGCCGGCTCCAGCACCTCCGCCCAGCCGCGGGCCCGCTCGAGCGAGGGCGGGCTCGGCGGGTCGAGGTTGAGGGTGGCGATGCGCCGGTGCCCCAGCTCGAGCAGGTGCTGCGCGGCGGCCCGGGCCCCGGCCAGGTCGTCGACGTTGATGCTGGGCACCCCCGGCAGCGGG from Nocardioides salarius harbors:
- a CDS encoding sigma-70 family RNA polymerase sigma factor — translated: MNTVSPLSTTMTRERRRSATSRLLTEARSQPPGPGRDALLDQVVLLNRGVATAVARRYRDRGVAWDDLEQIALEGLVRAVHRFDPDAGDDLLGFAVPTMRGEVLRYFRDHAWTVRPPRRVQDARRLVARSRDRLRVQLGREPSRLEVLADTGLDGSDYDESQRADGCFAATSLDQPLDEQTGTTLGDMMVDEHDQEETSDKRLLLAPAVRRLGERERHILHLRFVEDRTQSEIGRELGITQMHVSRLLARILEKLRRDIAA
- a CDS encoding LacI family DNA-binding transcriptional regulator, with product MAKPTLQSIADEVGVSRMTVSNAFSRPEKLSADLRTRILATAESQGYAGPDPAARALARGRTGTVGLLVTGRLGDNVRDAVGTEFLVAVADALSDHGLALTLIVAGVGSDVVPARDVPMDGALVHVSEPGSPEVEWLRRRELPLLTVDQDPLPGVPSINVDDLAGARAAAQHLLELGHRRIATLNLDPPSPPSLERARGWAEVLEPAGVAPAGAVAAFRPPEAAYDAATRLLRRPDRPTALLCFSDAFAAQALRAAEALGLRVPDDLSVVGFDDGPLATSLTPALTTVAQDVTEKGRLAVAGLLEVMAAARATDQGPDGAPGGPTAARTVMATSLVVRDSTTHPPADS